In Paenibacillus sp. BIC5C1, a genomic segment contains:
- the nusB gene encoding transcription antitermination factor NusB, translating to MKRRLAREIAVQSLYQMEMNEVGAAEAVNMLINEAAEDNETEVVIHDADVMRTYVTEMVQGAWNNKEAIDGLLVDYLKGWQISRLSRVDRQILRLSTYEMVFREDIPAKVSVNEAIELSKYFGTDESGKFVNGVLGRMIQEVSTIKAKLS from the coding sequence ATGAAAAGACGTTTGGCAAGGGAAATTGCAGTACAAAGTCTGTATCAGATGGAAATGAATGAAGTGGGCGCAGCTGAAGCCGTGAATATGCTGATCAATGAAGCCGCTGAAGACAATGAAACCGAAGTGGTCATTCATGATGCAGATGTAATGCGTACCTACGTGACCGAAATGGTACAGGGCGCATGGAACAATAAAGAAGCGATTGATGGATTACTGGTGGATTATTTGAAAGGCTGGCAGATTAGCCGTTTGTCGCGTGTCGACCGCCAGATCCTAAGACTTTCAACGTATGAAATGGTGTTCCGTGAGGATATTCCGGCAAAAGTATCTGTCAATGAAGCGATTGAATTGTCCAAGTATTTTGGTACAGATGAATCCGGCAAGTTCGTTAACGGCGTACTTGGGCGCATGATTCAGGAAGTCAGCACTATCAAAGCAAAACTGTCTTAA
- a CDS encoding DUF2273 domain-containing protein yields the protein MLWREIWDSHRGRITGIVGGIFFGFLYVWIGFWDMLFFALLVFIGYTLGRRSDSKLGSFIPWREWGQWLGDRWRPFK from the coding sequence ATGCTGTGGAGAGAGATTTGGGATAGTCACAGAGGCCGAATTACCGGAATTGTCGGCGGCATCTTTTTTGGATTTCTTTATGTATGGATCGGTTTTTGGGATATGTTGTTCTTTGCACTCTTGGTGTTCATCGGTTATACGTTAGGCAGACGAAGCGACTCGAAGTTGGGCTCGTTCATTCCCTGGAGGGAATGGGGGCAATGGCTTGGCGATCGCTGGCGTCCCTTTAAGTGA
- the amaP gene encoding alkaline shock response membrane anchor protein AmaP: protein MAKILDRLLLFIYSISVGAISAAVILLISGVLPYELNYQQEQNVIIAAVVAAAILFILSLRFFYISVRRDRASLPSVDQRTEYGDVQISMETIENLCLKATSRFRGVRDVKARIRVVESGLEIMIRAVVDGETPIPTLTADLQKAIHDHVQEITGIPVSFVTVYIANVTQSPNYKSRVE, encoded by the coding sequence GTGGCTAAAATACTGGATCGGCTTCTGTTGTTTATATACAGCATAAGCGTTGGAGCAATATCGGCAGCAGTCATACTTCTTATCAGTGGTGTGTTGCCTTACGAATTGAATTACCAGCAGGAACAAAACGTTATTATTGCAGCCGTTGTTGCAGCAGCGATTTTGTTTATCCTGAGTTTGCGATTTTTCTACATCTCGGTTCGGCGTGATCGTGCTTCATTGCCGTCTGTAGATCAGCGTACCGAGTATGGTGATGTGCAGATTTCGATGGAAACGATTGAAAATCTCTGTCTCAAAGCGACTTCCCGTTTCCGGGGAGTACGTGATGTCAAAGCTCGTATTCGTGTGGTTGAATCCGGACTGGAGATTATGATCCGTGCAGTCGTGGATGGCGAGACGCCAATCCCGACGTTGACGGCCGATCTGCAGAAGGCAATACATGATCATGTACAGGAGATTACGGGTATCCCTGTTTCTTTTGTCACCGTGTATATTGCCAATGTTACCCAGTCGCCAAACTACAAGAGTCGAGTGGAATGA
- a CDS encoding Asp23/Gls24 family envelope stress response protein encodes MSTLPTEFERTDIGEIQIAPEVIEVIAGLATVEVKGVAGMSGGFAGGFAELLGRKNLSKGVKVEVGQREAAVDVSVIIEYGYRLPQVATEIQQNVKRSIENMTGLNVNEVNVHIHDVQFKSTEKVEEIDLNSQRVK; translated from the coding sequence ATGAGTACACTGCCGACAGAATTTGAACGAACGGATATCGGTGAAATCCAGATCGCACCTGAAGTTATTGAAGTGATTGCTGGACTGGCTACAGTTGAAGTCAAAGGTGTTGCAGGCATGAGCGGCGGATTTGCTGGTGGATTTGCTGAATTGCTTGGTCGCAAAAACCTTTCCAAAGGCGTTAAGGTTGAAGTAGGTCAGCGTGAAGCCGCTGTGGATGTTTCTGTTATTATTGAATATGGTTACCGTCTGCCACAGGTGGCTACCGAAATTCAACAGAACGTGAAGCGTTCCATCGAGAACATGACAGGATTGAATGTGAATGAAGTTAATGTGCACATTCATGACGTTCAGTTCAAGAGCACCGAGAAAGTGGAAGAAATCGACCTGAACAGTCAGCGCGTAAAATAA
- the accC gene encoding acetyl-CoA carboxylase biotin carboxylase subunit encodes MKFQKILIANRGEIAVRIIRACREIGISTVAVYSEADKDSLHVRLADEAYCIGPTLSKDSYLNFTNLMSVATLTECDAIHPGYGFLAENADFAEICGSCNITFIGPSPEAITKMGDKAVAKQTMKDAGVPVIPGSDGLVENMNEAIMIARDIGYPVIIKATAGGGGKGIRIAEDEETLIKQITAAQQEAQKAFGNAGVYLEKFLTGMKHVEIQIIADKHGNAVHLGERDCSVQRRRQKLVEEAPCPIISEDVRTLMGEAAVRAALAVDYSGAGTLEFLLSPNGEFYFMEMNTRIQVEHPVTEMVTGVDLIREMISVAEGNPLSFRQEDVVINGWSIECRINAEDPDRNFMPSPGKIGFYLAPGGPGVRVDSAAYPGYTISPYYDSMIAKLIVWGANREEAIAKMKRALAEFAIEGISTTIPFHQKLLDHPTFVRGDFDIKFLEENEI; translated from the coding sequence ATGAAATTTCAAAAAATACTGATTGCGAACCGTGGCGAAATTGCGGTACGTATTATTCGTGCCTGTCGTGAAATCGGCATTTCGACGGTAGCAGTCTATTCGGAAGCGGATAAAGACTCCCTGCATGTTCGTCTTGCAGATGAAGCGTATTGTATCGGGCCTACACTTTCGAAAGACAGTTATCTAAACTTTACTAACCTGATGAGTGTAGCTACACTGACGGAATGTGATGCGATCCACCCAGGCTACGGATTCCTGGCAGAAAACGCTGATTTTGCAGAAATCTGTGGTTCCTGCAATATTACGTTCATCGGCCCATCTCCGGAAGCCATTACCAAAATGGGTGATAAGGCTGTTGCCAAACAAACGATGAAGGATGCAGGTGTACCTGTCATTCCGGGATCCGACGGTTTGGTTGAAAATATGAATGAAGCCATTATGATTGCTAGAGATATTGGATATCCTGTCATTATCAAAGCTACCGCTGGTGGTGGAGGTAAAGGTATTCGTATTGCTGAAGATGAAGAAACGCTGATCAAGCAAATAACAGCTGCCCAGCAGGAAGCACAGAAAGCTTTCGGTAATGCCGGAGTATATCTGGAGAAATTCCTGACAGGCATGAAGCACGTAGAGATTCAGATCATTGCAGACAAACATGGAAATGCAGTGCATCTGGGCGAGCGTGATTGTTCCGTTCAGCGTCGTCGTCAAAAGCTGGTGGAAGAAGCACCTTGTCCAATCATCTCTGAAGATGTGCGTACATTGATGGGAGAAGCCGCAGTGCGGGCGGCGCTTGCCGTGGATTACTCGGGAGCAGGTACACTTGAGTTTTTGCTCAGCCCTAACGGTGAATTCTATTTCATGGAAATGAATACACGTATTCAGGTTGAACACCCTGTAACAGAGATGGTAACAGGAGTGGATCTGATCCGCGAAATGATCTCGGTAGCTGAAGGCAATCCACTTTCTTTCCGTCAGGAAGATGTTGTGATCAATGGCTGGTCCATTGAGTGCCGTATTAACGCAGAAGATCCGGACCGTAACTTTATGCCGTCACCAGGCAAAATTGGTTTCTACCTTGCACCAGGAGGACCGGGTGTACGTGTAGATAGTGCAGCTTATCCGGGGTACACGATCTCTCCTTATTACGACTCCATGATCGCTAAATTGATCGTATGGGGAGCAAACCGGGAAGAAGCCATCGCGAAGATGAAGCGTGCATTGGCTGAGTTTGCGATTGAAGGTATCTCCACAACGATTCCTTTTCATCAGAAATTACTGGATCATCCAACGTTTGTTCGGGGTGACTTTGATATCAAATTTCTTGAGGAAAATGAGATTTAA
- the accB gene encoding acetyl-CoA carboxylase biotin carboxyl carrier protein, producing MFKLSEIKELIKLVDESSVQELEIENEGSRLSIRKPGKTEYVQTAAIQPQMIAAPQVQPAAVVAEAAPQVDTTSHLHKIVSPMVGTFYRASSPEAGPFVSAGDKVVEKTTVCIIEAMKLMNELDADIKGEIVEVLVENGQLVEYGQPLFLVKPE from the coding sequence ATGTTTAAATTGAGTGAGATCAAAGAGCTGATCAAACTGGTAGATGAAAGTTCCGTTCAAGAGTTGGAAATTGAAAATGAAGGATCACGGTTGTCGATTCGCAAACCGGGTAAAACCGAGTATGTTCAGACAGCTGCTATTCAACCGCAAATGATTGCTGCACCACAGGTGCAACCGGCTGCAGTTGTAGCTGAGGCTGCTCCGCAAGTCGATACTACAAGTCATTTACATAAAATTGTATCTCCGATGGTGGGTACTTTTTACAGAGCTTCCTCGCCGGAAGCAGGTCCTTTTGTAAGCGCTGGTGATAAAGTTGTTGAGAAAACAACGGTATGTATCATTGAGGCGATGAAGCTGATGAACGAGCTTGATGCTGACATCAAGGGAGAAATCGTTGAAGTGCTGGTTGAGAACGGACAGCTGGTTGAGTATGGACAACCCCTGTTCCTGGTGAAACCGGAATAA
- a CDS encoding SpoIIIAH-like family protein, whose amino-acid sequence MNNKRQTVWLVSMLSLMVILSAYYLFTEDSGPVNTPVAESTQVDGMKQGEAKETAGILDPTEGLVVNEVVNGGEVTGTEGDQTATESVDNPAVVDGKEAGDTEKSPAAESGEKQGEAGKGSEKGTDKGAVTTPDASTGTDSKATKTDEDVLKEMEEQNTAASASSQFQNYQWQREESNNRKYEELMTVAGDLSKTPEENAKATEQLRTLEEKEAKINGIEETLSQQFANAIVQEDADKYKVVVLSDKLDVKQAVSIVDLVMKELAVSQNKISVQYVTEQ is encoded by the coding sequence ATGAATAATAAACGTCAAACGGTATGGCTCGTATCCATGCTGAGTCTGATGGTCATTTTGTCCGCTTATTACCTGTTCACTGAAGATTCCGGTCCGGTTAATACGCCTGTAGCTGAGAGCACGCAGGTGGATGGTATGAAACAGGGAGAAGCGAAGGAAACGGCTGGAATCCTTGATCCAACAGAAGGTCTAGTTGTGAATGAAGTGGTGAATGGCGGCGAAGTTACAGGGACTGAAGGAGATCAAACAGCTACTGAATCTGTGGATAATCCTGCGGTTGTAGATGGCAAAGAAGCTGGAGACACCGAGAAATCACCGGCTGCGGAATCGGGAGAGAAACAAGGTGAAGCGGGTAAAGGCAGCGAGAAAGGGACAGACAAAGGCGCTGTAACCACTCCTGATGCAAGTACCGGAACAGACAGCAAGGCAACGAAAACAGATGAGGACGTTCTCAAGGAGATGGAGGAACAGAATACAGCGGCATCTGCGAGCAGCCAGTTCCAGAACTACCAGTGGCAGCGTGAGGAGAGCAACAATCGCAAGTATGAGGAACTCATGACCGTTGCGGGTGATCTGAGCAAAACGCCAGAAGAAAATGCCAAAGCAACAGAGCAGCTTCGTACGCTGGAAGAAAAAGAAGCCAAAATCAATGGAATTGAAGAAACCCTGTCTCAGCAGTTTGCCAATGCCATCGTTCAAGAGGATGCCGACAAGTATAAAGTCGTTGTTCTCAGTGACAAATTGGATGTTAAACAGGCGGTTTCCATTGTGGATCTGGTTATGAAAGAACTGGCTGTATCCCAAAATAAAATCAGCGTTCAATACGTGACAGAACAGTAA
- the spoIIIAG gene encoding stage III sporulation protein AG, whose translation MRQWLKKMESWLGGGEGGQRRSQTFRWLIILGLIGVGIMLFNSFVNVKKIDSENIGREPPDPATSMASIQTDPTDQNPFQAIEIAFEDKIKGVLENIVGVGTVDVMVTVDSTEELVVQRNVKDSQQLTEETDANGGKRHMTQYTRDGEIITYEISGDQTPIVTKKLKPQIRGVLVVARGAENKVVKDLITDAVEKGLNVAAYRISVVPRKQD comes from the coding sequence ATGAGGCAATGGCTCAAAAAGATGGAAAGCTGGCTCGGCGGAGGAGAAGGCGGGCAGCGGCGCAGTCAAACCTTTCGTTGGCTGATTATCCTTGGTTTGATCGGAGTCGGAATCATGTTGTTCAATTCCTTCGTCAATGTCAAAAAGATTGATTCCGAAAATATCGGTCGTGAACCTCCTGATCCGGCTACATCGATGGCATCCATACAGACGGATCCGACGGATCAGAATCCATTTCAGGCGATAGAGATTGCATTTGAGGACAAGATCAAGGGTGTGCTGGAAAATATCGTAGGTGTGGGAACTGTTGATGTGATGGTTACCGTGGATTCTACAGAGGAACTTGTTGTACAGCGTAATGTGAAGGATTCACAGCAGCTCACCGAAGAAACGGATGCAAACGGGGGAAAGCGACATATGACGCAATATACCCGGGATGGCGAGATTATTACGTATGAAATATCAGGGGATCAGACACCGATTGTCACGAAAAAGCTCAAACCGCAGATCCGGGGTGTGCTTGTTGTTGCCAGAGGTGCAGAGAACAAGGTTGTGAAGGACCTGATTACAGATGCTGTGGAAAAAGGACTGAATGTTGCGGCCTACCGGATTTCGGTTGTTCCGCGCAAGCAGGATTAA
- the spoIIIAF gene encoding stage III sporulation protein AF — MGWLSSWLRELIMIVLLATFVDMLLPNRSMERYVKLVLSLLILLTLLSPITKLLKSDPVGELKRAMTAMDSPSDGNATLEQILAQGRRLQSNEQEQSLQWTAKELANVMKGQIEETTGERVQSVEVKLAMDTTKPETDLASSVELPVIQYVLVEMTGEAAAGKVNSNTAQQEATETTKPIFDSDPESEATESPPVKEPIQIGQIEVPDVQIEVNSGSNQNGQEDGSTPVSGEQTETNSQQGQTSSRSERAVQIITLLTEKWDIDANKVQVKEKKNASAL; from the coding sequence ATGGGGTGGCTGAGCAGCTGGCTCCGGGAATTGATCATGATCGTTCTACTGGCGACTTTCGTGGATATGTTGTTGCCCAATCGATCCATGGAGCGTTATGTCAAGCTTGTGCTGAGCCTTCTTATCCTGCTGACCCTGTTATCGCCCATAACGAAGCTTTTGAAAAGTGATCCGGTTGGCGAGCTTAAGCGAGCGATGACCGCCATGGATTCGCCATCTGATGGAAATGCAACACTTGAACAGATTTTGGCTCAAGGCAGGCGGCTGCAATCCAATGAACAGGAACAGTCGCTGCAATGGACAGCCAAAGAGCTGGCTAACGTAATGAAAGGGCAAATTGAAGAAACAACCGGGGAGAGAGTGCAGTCTGTTGAGGTAAAGCTCGCAATGGATACTACTAAGCCGGAGACGGACTTGGCTTCCTCGGTGGAACTTCCGGTGATCCAGTATGTTTTGGTGGAGATGACAGGTGAGGCAGCAGCGGGGAAAGTCAACTCCAATACGGCTCAACAGGAAGCTACGGAAACGACAAAACCGATATTCGACTCTGACCCGGAATCCGAAGCCACTGAATCACCTCCAGTAAAGGAGCCAATCCAGATTGGCCAGATCGAAGTCCCGGATGTACAGATCGAGGTGAACAGCGGCAGCAATCAAAATGGACAAGAAGATGGCTCCACACCTGTGTCGGGTGAGCAGACAGAGACAAACTCTCAGCAAGGACAGACGTCATCCCGATCTGAACGAGCAGTACAAATTATTACGCTGTTGACTGAGAAGTGGGATATTGATGCAAACAAGGTTCAGGTGAAAGAAAAGAAAAACGCTTCGGCGTTGTAA
- the spoIIIAE gene encoding stage III sporulation protein AE — translation MKMMHHKPQWRLTFVLTLCFLFAIMGQVFAGSPSGEWMQQQADQLPKDQVEKYWDQLMQQYGGFFPEGKTPSFMDMLMPGNEGFSLKSVFIAIGTFMLHEILYNGKLLVTIVMLSVLSMILETLQTAFEKNNISKIAYSICYMVIIIIAINSFSVAIGYAKDAIASMINFMMAMVPLLFTLLASMGNVITVSVTHPLIIFMIHLVGTLIHMLVFPLLFFSAVLHLVSSLSDKYKLTQLADLLRNISVALLGILLTMFLGVISVQGASGSVADGVSLKAAKYIAGNFVPIVGRTFADATDTVITASLLVKNAIGLTGVIIILFLCAFPALKILTLALIYNITGAIMQPLGDTPIVGCLQAIGKSMLYVFAALAAVGLMFFLAITILLTAGNLTVMMR, via the coding sequence ATGAAAATGATGCATCACAAGCCGCAGTGGCGCCTTACCTTCGTGCTGACGCTGTGTTTTCTGTTTGCGATCATGGGACAGGTATTCGCGGGTTCTCCCTCGGGAGAGTGGATGCAGCAGCAGGCTGACCAGCTTCCCAAGGATCAGGTAGAAAAATATTGGGACCAACTCATGCAACAATACGGTGGTTTTTTCCCCGAAGGAAAAACGCCTTCCTTTATGGATATGTTAATGCCCGGCAATGAAGGGTTTAGCCTGAAATCAGTGTTTATAGCAATTGGAACCTTCATGCTGCATGAGATTTTATATAACGGCAAACTTCTGGTCACGATTGTGATGTTAAGTGTGCTGAGCATGATTCTGGAGACATTACAGACCGCTTTTGAGAAAAACAATATTAGCAAAATCGCATACTCCATCTGTTATATGGTCATTATTATCATCGCTATAAACAGCTTCAGTGTGGCGATTGGATATGCCAAGGATGCCATAGCCAGCATGATCAACTTTATGATGGCCATGGTACCCCTGTTGTTTACGCTACTGGCTTCAATGGGGAATGTGATTACCGTTTCTGTGACCCATCCGCTGATCATTTTCATGATTCATCTGGTTGGTACATTAATCCACATGCTGGTGTTCCCGCTACTCTTTTTCTCAGCCGTATTACATCTCGTCAGCTCCTTGTCCGACAAGTACAAGCTTACACAGCTGGCAGACCTGTTACGGAACATTAGTGTGGCTCTGCTCGGTATACTGCTTACGATGTTTCTGGGCGTAATTTCGGTTCAGGGGGCATCGGGCTCTGTGGCAGATGGGGTCAGTCTAAAAGCGGCGAAGTACATCGCAGGCAACTTTGTCCCCATTGTTGGCCGAACGTTTGCGGATGCAACGGACACGGTTATCACAGCGTCACTGCTGGTGAAAAATGCAATCGGACTAACAGGTGTCATCATCATCTTGTTTCTATGTGCGTTTCCTGCACTTAAAATTCTGACGTTAGCCCTGATCTACAACATAACTGGCGCGATCATGCAGCCGTTAGGAGATACGCCGATTGTAGGATGTCTGCAGGCGATAGGCAAAAGCATGCTTTATGTATTTGCAGCACTGGCGGCTGTGGGACTGATGTTTTTTCTGGCAATCACGATCCTGCTAACCGCAGGCAATCTGACCGTCATGATGAGATGA
- the spoIIIAD gene encoding stage III sporulation protein AD yields the protein MEIIQVVGLALIATVLILVIKEQKPMFAFLIAAATGIVIFMLLIGKIGAVIEVLKRLAENSGMESIYLKTVLKIIGIAYIAEFGAQIVRDAGQESIASKIELAGKVLILVLAIPIISIIIETVMKLMPV from the coding sequence GTGGAAATTATCCAAGTTGTAGGTCTGGCGCTCATCGCAACGGTGCTCATTCTAGTTATCAAAGAACAGAAGCCCATGTTTGCTTTTCTGATTGCTGCTGCTACCGGAATCGTAATCTTCATGCTGCTGATTGGCAAGATTGGCGCGGTAATCGAAGTGTTAAAACGGCTTGCCGAAAATTCAGGCATGGAGAGCATTTATCTGAAAACGGTACTGAAAATTATAGGTATAGCGTACATTGCTGAATTCGGAGCACAGATCGTCAGGGATGCAGGCCAGGAGAGCATAGCTTCCAAAATTGAACTTGCTGGCAAGGTGCTGATCCTTGTACTCGCGATACCGATCATCAGCATTATTATCGAAACCGTCATGAAGCTGATGCCGGTGTAG
- the spoIIIAC gene encoding stage III sporulation protein AC, producing MNLEVNAIFQIAGIGIIIAMIHTVLKQMGKEDMAHWVTVIGFVVVLFMVVRMLDSLLQEIKSIFLFQ from the coding sequence ATGAATTTAGAAGTGAACGCAATCTTTCAAATTGCGGGCATCGGAATCATTATTGCAATGATTCATACGGTGCTGAAACAAATGGGAAAGGAAGATATGGCTCACTGGGTGACCGTGATCGGATTTGTCGTCGTATTGTTCATGGTGGTCCGCATGCTGGACAGCCTGCTGCAAGAGATCAAATCGATATTTCTTTTTCAATGA
- the spoIIIAB gene encoding stage III sporulation protein SpoIIIAB, whose translation MVNMLGAVIILLASTLAGFYKARQYALRPRQLRELIAALQRLMTEINYGLTPLPDAMGKMGAQTKEPVRTLFLHAAKQMEPPHGHTARESLKSGIEEAWGRSAMKADEREVMLQLSFSLGTSDRQDQTKHISLAIQQLMHEESRAQADQMKYERMCRSLGMLVGALIVILIF comes from the coding sequence TTGGTTAACATGCTCGGTGCCGTCATCATTCTGCTGGCCAGTACCCTCGCCGGATTCTACAAAGCAAGGCAGTATGCCTTGAGGCCAAGACAACTGCGAGAATTAATCGCCGCTCTCCAGCGGTTGATGACAGAGATTAACTACGGGCTGACCCCGTTACCTGATGCCATGGGGAAAATGGGAGCCCAGACAAAAGAGCCTGTTCGGACCCTATTTCTCCACGCAGCCAAACAGATGGAACCACCTCATGGACATACTGCTCGTGAGAGTCTTAAGTCTGGTATAGAAGAGGCGTGGGGAAGATCAGCCATGAAGGCGGACGAGCGGGAGGTCATGCTGCAATTGAGCTTCAGCCTTGGCACCAGCGATCGTCAGGATCAGACCAAGCACATCTCGTTAGCCATTCAGCAACTTATGCATGAGGAATCCCGTGCCCAAGCCGATCAAATGAAATATGAACGAATGTGCCGCAGTCTCGGGATGCTTGTCGGAGCGTTAATCGTCATTCTGATCTTCTGA
- the spoIIIAA gene encoding stage III sporulation protein AA: MMVNWKDLFPEPIRTILGRMPPALLDKVEEVRIREGRPLEINAGDTYHFLTPQGSPTSKPDEAYIPLKEVTHRLLDLISNHSLYTLEEELRKGFITIPGGHRIGLAGRTVLSGGRVEYLRDINGFNVRVAREIHGVADRILPYLLDMKSGQVMHTLILSPPQQGKTTLLRDLARQISSGTKLTGVNELVQGIRPRLKVGIVDERSEIAGSYKGVPGFDVGPRTDVMDGCPKAEGMMMMLRSMSPDVLIVDEIGRPEDAEAVMEALHAGVSVIATAHGRDLAELSSRPALRTLIVEQMFQRYVQLQRTSRGMTFRLADGKMRGLQQAEVGGEAFG; encoded by the coding sequence ATGATGGTGAACTGGAAGGATCTCTTTCCGGAACCGATTCGAACCATTCTGGGAAGAATGCCGCCCGCTTTATTGGATAAAGTGGAGGAAGTACGTATCCGTGAAGGAAGACCACTGGAAATCAATGCAGGAGACACTTATCACTTCCTCACACCCCAGGGCAGTCCGACTTCGAAGCCTGATGAAGCCTATATTCCCTTAAAAGAGGTAACACACAGGCTGCTGGATCTGATCAGCAATCATTCGCTTTATACATTGGAAGAGGAGCTGCGTAAAGGGTTCATCACCATTCCTGGCGGGCACAGAATCGGACTGGCTGGCCGGACGGTGTTAAGTGGAGGCCGCGTCGAATACCTGCGCGACATCAATGGATTTAATGTCAGGGTGGCCCGAGAGATTCACGGAGTCGCTGATCGGATTCTGCCGTATCTGTTGGACATGAAAAGTGGACAGGTCATGCACACCTTAATTCTTTCACCTCCGCAGCAAGGCAAGACCACATTACTGCGGGATCTGGCAAGACAGATTAGCAGTGGTACCAAACTTACGGGTGTCAATGAACTTGTTCAGGGCATACGTCCACGTCTAAAGGTTGGCATCGTTGATGAGCGGTCTGAAATCGCTGGAAGCTACAAGGGCGTACCTGGATTTGACGTAGGACCTCGTACAGATGTCATGGACGGATGTCCAAAGGCTGAGGGCATGATGATGATGCTTCGCTCCATGTCTCCCGATGTCCTGATCGTGGACGAGATAGGCCGACCGGAAGATGCTGAGGCGGTCATGGAAGCACTCCATGCAGGCGTATCTGTCATCGCTACTGCGCATGGTCGTGATCTGGCTGAGCTTTCTTCAAGACCTGCACTGAGAACCCTGATCGTCGAGCAGATGTTCCAACGCTATGTACAGCTGCAACGGACGAGCCGGGGCATGACCTTTCGATTGGCCGATGGCAAAATGCGTGGTCTCCAGCAGGCGGAAGTGGGAGGTGAGGCCTTTGGTTAA
- a CDS encoding 2-phosphosulfolactate phosphatase, which produces MRVDVVGNVNEVRRMDIAGRCVVVIDVLRTTSTIVTALAYDAADIIAVETVPQAKQLNVKDAIRGGERFDKKITGFEVGNSPYEYMTPNIAGKTIILTTTDGTRALIKASKARHVFAGSFLNVKAVAAVLCELRRDILLLCAGDQDEFALEDGLCAGSIIEELYRQSPFPIMLNDLGLALHQAATHAEDKLPDLIRVSAGGRRLERLGRMHDVTYCTQLNLLDCVPEMGEGNRMQPFRGTRKEPLFKLL; this is translated from the coding sequence ATGCGAGTCGATGTGGTAGGCAATGTGAATGAAGTTCGAAGAATGGATATTGCAGGACGCTGTGTGGTCGTTATCGATGTGTTGCGAACGACCAGTACCATTGTTACGGCACTGGCATACGATGCAGCGGATATTATTGCTGTAGAAACTGTTCCTCAAGCGAAACAATTGAACGTGAAGGATGCCATTCGAGGCGGGGAGCGTTTTGATAAAAAAATTACAGGATTCGAGGTGGGTAATTCCCCCTATGAATATATGACTCCAAATATTGCGGGTAAAACCATTATTCTGACTACCACAGATGGTACGCGTGCCTTGATCAAGGCATCCAAGGCCAGACATGTGTTTGCAGGCTCATTTCTCAATGTGAAAGCTGTGGCGGCTGTTCTGTGCGAGCTACGCCGGGATATCTTATTGTTATGCGCCGGGGATCAGGATGAGTTTGCGCTGGAGGATGGTTTATGTGCAGGCAGCATTATCGAGGAGTTGTACCGACAATCTCCTTTTCCCATTATGCTGAACGATTTGGGGTTGGCTCTTCATCAGGCGGCTACTCATGCCGAGGACAAATTACCCGATCTGATTAGAGTATCCGCTGGTGGCCGAAGATTGGAGAGGTTGGGGAGGATGCATGACGTAACGTATTGTACCCAATTGAACTTGCTGGACTGCGTTCCAGAGATGGGTGAAGGGAACCGGATGCAACCTTTTAGAGGAACGCGTAAGGAACCGTTGTTTAAATTGCTGTGA